The following are encoded in a window of Phragmites australis chromosome 22, lpPhrAust1.1, whole genome shotgun sequence genomic DNA:
- the LOC133904731 gene encoding uncharacterized protein LOC133904731 isoform X1 yields MTWLNAGRRNTEYIYLGHGFCLTQPPELSVSPSARGTRRRRSPPAGTLGLGFCLPHASPVGTQISLICITTPDMRESPSTQGEPSTSAAVDDSYSDNRVEDSQLFLSVPSLNQAASYLAQTASYLTQCLPVPGYVGLSEEGQELVTLPPVSAASRSSVQASSIESAGTNSSLAQADCSGSSSQENSGHMVPSRVFQNGTSLFQGLVESARKTVRGSADDIGWLQRDQGLPTTEDGTTRFLEILDSVRKNEHKLPHSMVYLLVPGLFSNHGPLYFVKTKSYFSKMGLACHIAKIHSESSVSKNAREIKEYIEEIYWGSRKRILLLGHSKGGVDAAAALSLYWPQLKDKVAGLVLAQSPYGGSPVASDILREGQLGDYVRLRKLMEMLVSKVLKGDLQALVDLTYERRKEFLRQHPLPQEVPIVSFHTEARITPSVLTALSHVAHLELPIAADGNSTRIPVVMPLSAAMAACSQLLVARYGEKSDGLVTRKDAEVPGSVLVRPERNLDHAWMVYSSLKDEPGDQADTSQVCEALLTLLVEVAQKRRHEIAMKDE; encoded by the exons ATGACGTGGCTCAACGCGGGGAGAAGAAATACGGAGTATATCTATCTCGGTCACGGCTTCTGCCTGACGCAACCGCCGGAGCTCTCGGTCTCGCCTTCCGCACGCGGCACGCGTCGGCGTCGCTCACCACCGGCCGGGACTCTTGGTCTCGGTTTCTGCCTTCCGCACGCGTCGCCCGTCGGAACA CAGATTTCTCTTATATGTATAACCACACCGGACATGAGGGAATCGCCTTCAACGCAGGGGGAGCCATCTACTTCTGCAGCG GTTGATGATAGCTATTCAGACAACAGGGTTGAAGATTCACAACTGTTCCTCTCCGTCCCATCTTTAAACCAAGCTGCATCTTATCTTGCCCAGACAGCTTCATATCTCACCCAGTGCCTCCCTGTACCTGGTTACGTTG GTCTATCTGAGGAGGGCCAAGAATTAGTAACACTGCCACCAGTATCAGCTGCTAGCAGATCATCTGTTCAGGCTTCTTCCATAGAGTCAGCTGGCACTAACTCATCCCTCGCTCAGGCAGATTGTAGCGGAAGCTCCTCTCAAGAAAACTCAGGACACATGGTACCTTCACGTGTTTTCCAGAATGGAACCTCATTGTTTCAAGG ACTTGTAGAGAGTGCTCGGAAAACTGTCCGTGGTTCAGCAGATGATAtcggctggctccagcgggatcAAGGCTTGCCTACAACTGAGGATGGGACAACCAGATTCTTGGAGATTCTGGACTCTGTGAG AAAAAATGAGCACAAGCTACCCCATTCGATGGTTTATTTGTTGGTTCCAG GTTTGTTTAGTAACCACGGGCCGCTTTATTTTGTCAAGACAAAATCATACTTCTCCAAAATGGGTCTGGCTTGTCACATCGCCAAAATTCATAGTGAG TCTTCAGTAAGTAAAAACGCGAGAGAGATAAAGGAATACATAGAAGAAATATACTGGGGATCAAGGAAACGTATTCTACTTCTTGGTCATAGCAAGGGCGGCGTAGATGCGGCTGCAGCCCTCTCCCTCTATTGGCCACAACTGAAAGACAAAGTTGCAGGTTTGGTATTAGCCCAAAGTCCATATGGGGGAAGCCCAGTTGCTTCAGATATCCTTCGCGAGGGGCAGCTTGGTGACTACGTCAGGTTGCGTAAACTCATGGAAATGTTGGTATCCAAAGTCCTTAAG GGTGATCTGCAGGCTCTAGTAGATCTGACTTATGAAAGGAGGAAAGAATTCCTGCGACAGCACCCGTTACCCCAGGAGGTTCCAATTGTATCATTCCACACAGAGGCAAGGATCACCCCTAGCGTGCTCACGGCTCTCTCTCATGTTGCACATTTGGAGCTCCCGATTGCTGCCGATGGCAATTCCACCCGAATCCCAGTTGTAATGCCACTTTCTGCTGCAATGGCAGCATGCTCACAACTGCTGGTGGCAAGGTATGGTGAGAAGAGTGATGGTCTTGTGACGAGGAAGGATGCTGAGGTTCCTGGATCAGTGTTGGTCCGGCCAGAGAGGAATCTAGACCATGCATGGATGGTGTATTCCTCGCTGAAAGACGAGCCTGGGGATCAGGCAGACACATCGCAGGTATGTGAAGCCCTGCTAACTCTGCTTGTGGAGGTTGCACAGAAAAGGAGGCATGAGATAGCCATGAAAGATGAGTGA
- the LOC133904731 gene encoding uncharacterized protein LOC133904731 isoform X6, producing the protein MRESPSTQGEPSTSAAVDDSYSDNRVEDSQLFLSVPSLNQAASYLAQTASYLTQCLPVPGYVGLSEEGQELVTLPPVSAASRSSVQASSIESAGTNSSLAQADCSGSSSQENSGHMVPSRVFQNGTSLFQGLVESARKTVRGSADDIGWLQRDQGLPTTEDGTTRFLEILDSVRKNEHKLPHSMVYLLVPGLFSNHGPLYFVKTKSYFSKMGLACHIAKIHSESSVSKNAREIKEYIEEIYWGSRKRILLLGHSKGGVDAAAALSLYWPQLKDKVAGLVLAQSPYGGSPVASDILREGQLGDYVRLRKLMEMLVSKVLKGDLQALVDLTYERRKEFLRQHPLPQEVPIVSFHTEARITPSVLTALSHVAHLELPIAADGNSTRIPVVMPLSAAMAACSQLLVARYGEKSDGLVTRKDAEVPGSVLVRPERNLDHAWMVYSSLKDEPGDQADTSQVCEALLTLLVEVAQKRRHEIAMKDE; encoded by the exons ATGAGGGAATCGCCTTCAACGCAGGGGGAGCCATCTACTTCTGCAGCG GTTGATGATAGCTATTCAGACAACAGGGTTGAAGATTCACAACTGTTCCTCTCCGTCCCATCTTTAAACCAAGCTGCATCTTATCTTGCCCAGACAGCTTCATATCTCACCCAGTGCCTCCCTGTACCTGGTTACGTTG GTCTATCTGAGGAGGGCCAAGAATTAGTAACACTGCCACCAGTATCAGCTGCTAGCAGATCATCTGTTCAGGCTTCTTCCATAGAGTCAGCTGGCACTAACTCATCCCTCGCTCAGGCAGATTGTAGCGGAAGCTCCTCTCAAGAAAACTCAGGACACATGGTACCTTCACGTGTTTTCCAGAATGGAACCTCATTGTTTCAAGG ACTTGTAGAGAGTGCTCGGAAAACTGTCCGTGGTTCAGCAGATGATAtcggctggctccagcgggatcAAGGCTTGCCTACAACTGAGGATGGGACAACCAGATTCTTGGAGATTCTGGACTCTGTGAG AAAAAATGAGCACAAGCTACCCCATTCGATGGTTTATTTGTTGGTTCCAG GTTTGTTTAGTAACCACGGGCCGCTTTATTTTGTCAAGACAAAATCATACTTCTCCAAAATGGGTCTGGCTTGTCACATCGCCAAAATTCATAGTGAG TCTTCAGTAAGTAAAAACGCGAGAGAGATAAAGGAATACATAGAAGAAATATACTGGGGATCAAGGAAACGTATTCTACTTCTTGGTCATAGCAAGGGCGGCGTAGATGCGGCTGCAGCCCTCTCCCTCTATTGGCCACAACTGAAAGACAAAGTTGCAGGTTTGGTATTAGCCCAAAGTCCATATGGGGGAAGCCCAGTTGCTTCAGATATCCTTCGCGAGGGGCAGCTTGGTGACTACGTCAGGTTGCGTAAACTCATGGAAATGTTGGTATCCAAAGTCCTTAAG GGTGATCTGCAGGCTCTAGTAGATCTGACTTATGAAAGGAGGAAAGAATTCCTGCGACAGCACCCGTTACCCCAGGAGGTTCCAATTGTATCATTCCACACAGAGGCAAGGATCACCCCTAGCGTGCTCACGGCTCTCTCTCATGTTGCACATTTGGAGCTCCCGATTGCTGCCGATGGCAATTCCACCCGAATCCCAGTTGTAATGCCACTTTCTGCTGCAATGGCAGCATGCTCACAACTGCTGGTGGCAAGGTATGGTGAGAAGAGTGATGGTCTTGTGACGAGGAAGGATGCTGAGGTTCCTGGATCAGTGTTGGTCCGGCCAGAGAGGAATCTAGACCATGCATGGATGGTGTATTCCTCGCTGAAAGACGAGCCTGGGGATCAGGCAGACACATCGCAGGTATGTGAAGCCCTGCTAACTCTGCTTGTGGAGGTTGCACAGAAAAGGAGGCATGAGATAGCCATGAAAGATGAGTGA
- the LOC133904731 gene encoding uncharacterized protein LOC133904731 isoform X2, translating into MTWLNAGRRNTEYIYLGHGFCLTQPPELSVSPSARGTRRRRSPPAGTLGLGFCLPHASPVGTISLICITTPDMRESPSTQGEPSTSAAVDDSYSDNRVEDSQLFLSVPSLNQAASYLAQTASYLTQCLPVPGYVGLSEEGQELVTLPPVSAASRSSVQASSIESAGTNSSLAQADCSGSSSQENSGHMVPSRVFQNGTSLFQGLVESARKTVRGSADDIGWLQRDQGLPTTEDGTTRFLEILDSVRKNEHKLPHSMVYLLVPGLFSNHGPLYFVKTKSYFSKMGLACHIAKIHSESSVSKNAREIKEYIEEIYWGSRKRILLLGHSKGGVDAAAALSLYWPQLKDKVAGLVLAQSPYGGSPVASDILREGQLGDYVRLRKLMEMLVSKVLKGDLQALVDLTYERRKEFLRQHPLPQEVPIVSFHTEARITPSVLTALSHVAHLELPIAADGNSTRIPVVMPLSAAMAACSQLLVARYGEKSDGLVTRKDAEVPGSVLVRPERNLDHAWMVYSSLKDEPGDQADTSQVCEALLTLLVEVAQKRRHEIAMKDE; encoded by the exons ATGACGTGGCTCAACGCGGGGAGAAGAAATACGGAGTATATCTATCTCGGTCACGGCTTCTGCCTGACGCAACCGCCGGAGCTCTCGGTCTCGCCTTCCGCACGCGGCACGCGTCGGCGTCGCTCACCACCGGCCGGGACTCTTGGTCTCGGTTTCTGCCTTCCGCACGCGTCGCCCGTCGGAACA ATTTCTCTTATATGTATAACCACACCGGACATGAGGGAATCGCCTTCAACGCAGGGGGAGCCATCTACTTCTGCAGCG GTTGATGATAGCTATTCAGACAACAGGGTTGAAGATTCACAACTGTTCCTCTCCGTCCCATCTTTAAACCAAGCTGCATCTTATCTTGCCCAGACAGCTTCATATCTCACCCAGTGCCTCCCTGTACCTGGTTACGTTG GTCTATCTGAGGAGGGCCAAGAATTAGTAACACTGCCACCAGTATCAGCTGCTAGCAGATCATCTGTTCAGGCTTCTTCCATAGAGTCAGCTGGCACTAACTCATCCCTCGCTCAGGCAGATTGTAGCGGAAGCTCCTCTCAAGAAAACTCAGGACACATGGTACCTTCACGTGTTTTCCAGAATGGAACCTCATTGTTTCAAGG ACTTGTAGAGAGTGCTCGGAAAACTGTCCGTGGTTCAGCAGATGATAtcggctggctccagcgggatcAAGGCTTGCCTACAACTGAGGATGGGACAACCAGATTCTTGGAGATTCTGGACTCTGTGAG AAAAAATGAGCACAAGCTACCCCATTCGATGGTTTATTTGTTGGTTCCAG GTTTGTTTAGTAACCACGGGCCGCTTTATTTTGTCAAGACAAAATCATACTTCTCCAAAATGGGTCTGGCTTGTCACATCGCCAAAATTCATAGTGAG TCTTCAGTAAGTAAAAACGCGAGAGAGATAAAGGAATACATAGAAGAAATATACTGGGGATCAAGGAAACGTATTCTACTTCTTGGTCATAGCAAGGGCGGCGTAGATGCGGCTGCAGCCCTCTCCCTCTATTGGCCACAACTGAAAGACAAAGTTGCAGGTTTGGTATTAGCCCAAAGTCCATATGGGGGAAGCCCAGTTGCTTCAGATATCCTTCGCGAGGGGCAGCTTGGTGACTACGTCAGGTTGCGTAAACTCATGGAAATGTTGGTATCCAAAGTCCTTAAG GGTGATCTGCAGGCTCTAGTAGATCTGACTTATGAAAGGAGGAAAGAATTCCTGCGACAGCACCCGTTACCCCAGGAGGTTCCAATTGTATCATTCCACACAGAGGCAAGGATCACCCCTAGCGTGCTCACGGCTCTCTCTCATGTTGCACATTTGGAGCTCCCGATTGCTGCCGATGGCAATTCCACCCGAATCCCAGTTGTAATGCCACTTTCTGCTGCAATGGCAGCATGCTCACAACTGCTGGTGGCAAGGTATGGTGAGAAGAGTGATGGTCTTGTGACGAGGAAGGATGCTGAGGTTCCTGGATCAGTGTTGGTCCGGCCAGAGAGGAATCTAGACCATGCATGGATGGTGTATTCCTCGCTGAAAGACGAGCCTGGGGATCAGGCAGACACATCGCAGGTATGTGAAGCCCTGCTAACTCTGCTTGTGGAGGTTGCACAGAAAAGGAGGCATGAGATAGCCATGAAAGATGAGTGA
- the LOC133904731 gene encoding uncharacterized protein LOC133904731 isoform X3 has translation MHLQRSCLPLQISLICITTPDMRESPSTQGEPSTSAAVDDSYSDNRVEDSQLFLSVPSLNQAASYLAQTASYLTQCLPVPGYVGLSEEGQELVTLPPVSAASRSSVQASSIESAGTNSSLAQADCSGSSSQENSGHMVPSRVFQNGTSLFQGLVESARKTVRGSADDIGWLQRDQGLPTTEDGTTRFLEILDSVRKNEHKLPHSMVYLLVPGLFSNHGPLYFVKTKSYFSKMGLACHIAKIHSESSVSKNAREIKEYIEEIYWGSRKRILLLGHSKGGVDAAAALSLYWPQLKDKVAGLVLAQSPYGGSPVASDILREGQLGDYVRLRKLMEMLVSKVLKGDLQALVDLTYERRKEFLRQHPLPQEVPIVSFHTEARITPSVLTALSHVAHLELPIAADGNSTRIPVVMPLSAAMAACSQLLVARYGEKSDGLVTRKDAEVPGSVLVRPERNLDHAWMVYSSLKDEPGDQADTSQVCEALLTLLVEVAQKRRHEIAMKDE, from the exons ATGCACCTGCAGAGAAGTTGTTTGCctttg CAGATTTCTCTTATATGTATAACCACACCGGACATGAGGGAATCGCCTTCAACGCAGGGGGAGCCATCTACTTCTGCAGCG GTTGATGATAGCTATTCAGACAACAGGGTTGAAGATTCACAACTGTTCCTCTCCGTCCCATCTTTAAACCAAGCTGCATCTTATCTTGCCCAGACAGCTTCATATCTCACCCAGTGCCTCCCTGTACCTGGTTACGTTG GTCTATCTGAGGAGGGCCAAGAATTAGTAACACTGCCACCAGTATCAGCTGCTAGCAGATCATCTGTTCAGGCTTCTTCCATAGAGTCAGCTGGCACTAACTCATCCCTCGCTCAGGCAGATTGTAGCGGAAGCTCCTCTCAAGAAAACTCAGGACACATGGTACCTTCACGTGTTTTCCAGAATGGAACCTCATTGTTTCAAGG ACTTGTAGAGAGTGCTCGGAAAACTGTCCGTGGTTCAGCAGATGATAtcggctggctccagcgggatcAAGGCTTGCCTACAACTGAGGATGGGACAACCAGATTCTTGGAGATTCTGGACTCTGTGAG AAAAAATGAGCACAAGCTACCCCATTCGATGGTTTATTTGTTGGTTCCAG GTTTGTTTAGTAACCACGGGCCGCTTTATTTTGTCAAGACAAAATCATACTTCTCCAAAATGGGTCTGGCTTGTCACATCGCCAAAATTCATAGTGAG TCTTCAGTAAGTAAAAACGCGAGAGAGATAAAGGAATACATAGAAGAAATATACTGGGGATCAAGGAAACGTATTCTACTTCTTGGTCATAGCAAGGGCGGCGTAGATGCGGCTGCAGCCCTCTCCCTCTATTGGCCACAACTGAAAGACAAAGTTGCAGGTTTGGTATTAGCCCAAAGTCCATATGGGGGAAGCCCAGTTGCTTCAGATATCCTTCGCGAGGGGCAGCTTGGTGACTACGTCAGGTTGCGTAAACTCATGGAAATGTTGGTATCCAAAGTCCTTAAG GGTGATCTGCAGGCTCTAGTAGATCTGACTTATGAAAGGAGGAAAGAATTCCTGCGACAGCACCCGTTACCCCAGGAGGTTCCAATTGTATCATTCCACACAGAGGCAAGGATCACCCCTAGCGTGCTCACGGCTCTCTCTCATGTTGCACATTTGGAGCTCCCGATTGCTGCCGATGGCAATTCCACCCGAATCCCAGTTGTAATGCCACTTTCTGCTGCAATGGCAGCATGCTCACAACTGCTGGTGGCAAGGTATGGTGAGAAGAGTGATGGTCTTGTGACGAGGAAGGATGCTGAGGTTCCTGGATCAGTGTTGGTCCGGCCAGAGAGGAATCTAGACCATGCATGGATGGTGTATTCCTCGCTGAAAGACGAGCCTGGGGATCAGGCAGACACATCGCAGGTATGTGAAGCCCTGCTAACTCTGCTTGTGGAGGTTGCACAGAAAAGGAGGCATGAGATAGCCATGAAAGATGAGTGA
- the LOC133904731 gene encoding uncharacterized protein LOC133904731 isoform X4, whose translation MHLQRSCLPLISLICITTPDMRESPSTQGEPSTSAAVDDSYSDNRVEDSQLFLSVPSLNQAASYLAQTASYLTQCLPVPGYVGLSEEGQELVTLPPVSAASRSSVQASSIESAGTNSSLAQADCSGSSSQENSGHMVPSRVFQNGTSLFQGLVESARKTVRGSADDIGWLQRDQGLPTTEDGTTRFLEILDSVRKNEHKLPHSMVYLLVPGLFSNHGPLYFVKTKSYFSKMGLACHIAKIHSESSVSKNAREIKEYIEEIYWGSRKRILLLGHSKGGVDAAAALSLYWPQLKDKVAGLVLAQSPYGGSPVASDILREGQLGDYVRLRKLMEMLVSKVLKGDLQALVDLTYERRKEFLRQHPLPQEVPIVSFHTEARITPSVLTALSHVAHLELPIAADGNSTRIPVVMPLSAAMAACSQLLVARYGEKSDGLVTRKDAEVPGSVLVRPERNLDHAWMVYSSLKDEPGDQADTSQVCEALLTLLVEVAQKRRHEIAMKDE comes from the exons ATGCACCTGCAGAGAAGTTGTTTGCctttg ATTTCTCTTATATGTATAACCACACCGGACATGAGGGAATCGCCTTCAACGCAGGGGGAGCCATCTACTTCTGCAGCG GTTGATGATAGCTATTCAGACAACAGGGTTGAAGATTCACAACTGTTCCTCTCCGTCCCATCTTTAAACCAAGCTGCATCTTATCTTGCCCAGACAGCTTCATATCTCACCCAGTGCCTCCCTGTACCTGGTTACGTTG GTCTATCTGAGGAGGGCCAAGAATTAGTAACACTGCCACCAGTATCAGCTGCTAGCAGATCATCTGTTCAGGCTTCTTCCATAGAGTCAGCTGGCACTAACTCATCCCTCGCTCAGGCAGATTGTAGCGGAAGCTCCTCTCAAGAAAACTCAGGACACATGGTACCTTCACGTGTTTTCCAGAATGGAACCTCATTGTTTCAAGG ACTTGTAGAGAGTGCTCGGAAAACTGTCCGTGGTTCAGCAGATGATAtcggctggctccagcgggatcAAGGCTTGCCTACAACTGAGGATGGGACAACCAGATTCTTGGAGATTCTGGACTCTGTGAG AAAAAATGAGCACAAGCTACCCCATTCGATGGTTTATTTGTTGGTTCCAG GTTTGTTTAGTAACCACGGGCCGCTTTATTTTGTCAAGACAAAATCATACTTCTCCAAAATGGGTCTGGCTTGTCACATCGCCAAAATTCATAGTGAG TCTTCAGTAAGTAAAAACGCGAGAGAGATAAAGGAATACATAGAAGAAATATACTGGGGATCAAGGAAACGTATTCTACTTCTTGGTCATAGCAAGGGCGGCGTAGATGCGGCTGCAGCCCTCTCCCTCTATTGGCCACAACTGAAAGACAAAGTTGCAGGTTTGGTATTAGCCCAAAGTCCATATGGGGGAAGCCCAGTTGCTTCAGATATCCTTCGCGAGGGGCAGCTTGGTGACTACGTCAGGTTGCGTAAACTCATGGAAATGTTGGTATCCAAAGTCCTTAAG GGTGATCTGCAGGCTCTAGTAGATCTGACTTATGAAAGGAGGAAAGAATTCCTGCGACAGCACCCGTTACCCCAGGAGGTTCCAATTGTATCATTCCACACAGAGGCAAGGATCACCCCTAGCGTGCTCACGGCTCTCTCTCATGTTGCACATTTGGAGCTCCCGATTGCTGCCGATGGCAATTCCACCCGAATCCCAGTTGTAATGCCACTTTCTGCTGCAATGGCAGCATGCTCACAACTGCTGGTGGCAAGGTATGGTGAGAAGAGTGATGGTCTTGTGACGAGGAAGGATGCTGAGGTTCCTGGATCAGTGTTGGTCCGGCCAGAGAGGAATCTAGACCATGCATGGATGGTGTATTCCTCGCTGAAAGACGAGCCTGGGGATCAGGCAGACACATCGCAGGTATGTGAAGCCCTGCTAACTCTGCTTGTGGAGGTTGCACAGAAAAGGAGGCATGAGATAGCCATGAAAGATGAGTGA
- the LOC133905350 gene encoding PLASTID TRANSCRIPTIONALLY ACTIVE protein 6, chloroplastic-like: MATAPPLLLLSSRPYPLRCRHRGASPRISSSPKPKHKLPLLILSLRANPAAPLRRNVSVAYGDDDMDDDFGDFDPEDAEGDDDELDNEQDYDVDYDRLLAPVNAKPPLPSSLSGGNGDEGDIAMVAAESFVSTQDSASDTVVDYSVDEDEFHKIRLLHCDFLIRKVPDPDDDVFDFREMYVTPPDTDTYSIPRVLAPMPQKYVRCTKKNFGCYNVTEPPVEHLRDPLYKTEREIKKVFLTKHYRNRRSDDPDFFLDFEEIYVIDSKTRSITRAKVVVSVPEGKKRDRGNDLLLIRDGGESFRIIDKTKRDDATTVIQREEWAKSRQDVEKHFRKLRDFDYSNWF; encoded by the exons ATGGCGAccgcccctcctctcctcctcctctcctctcgccCCTATCCATTACGCTGCCGCCACCGCGGGGCCTCTCCCCGCATCTCCTCCAGTCCCAAGCCCAAGCATAAGCTGCCCCTTCTCATCCTCTCCCTCCGAGCCAACCCGGCGGCGCCCCTCCGGCGCAATGTCTCCGTGGCCTACGGTGACGACGACATGGACGACGACTTCGGCGACTTCGACCCCGAAGACGCTGAAGGAGACGACGACGAACTCGACAACGAGCAGGACTacgacgtcgactacgaccGCCTCCTTGCCCCCGTCAACGCCAAGCCCCCGCTGCCTTCTTCACTTTCCGGGGGGAACGGCGACGAGGGGGACATCGCCATGGTCGCCGCCGAGAGCTTCGTCTCCACGCAGGACTCAGCCTCCGACACCGTCGTCGACTACTCCGTCGACGAGGATGAGTTCCACAAGATCCGCCTGCTCCACTGCGACTTCCTTATCCGCAAGGTGCCTGACCCCGACGATGACGTCTTCGACTTCAGAGAG ATGTATGTCACACCACCCGACACTGACACCTACTCCATTCCGAGAGTTCTTGCCCCCATGCCGCAGAAG TACGTTAGATGCACGAAGAAAAACTTTGGCTGCTACAACGTAACTGAGCCACCAGTTGAGCATTTGCGTGACCCGCTGTACAAGACTGAAAGGGAGATCAAGAAG GTCTTCTTAACCAAACACTACAGAAACAGGCGTTCTGATGACCCAGATTTCTTCCTTGATTTTGAGGAGATTTATGTCATTGACTCAAAAACAAGGTCAATCACAAGAGCGAAAGTTGTG GTTAGTGTTCctgaaggaaagaaaagagataGGGGAAATGACCTGCTACTCATACGCGATGGAGGGGAGTCTTTTAGAATAATTGACAAG ACTAAAAGGGATGATGCAACCACTGTCATCCAAAGAGAAGAGTGGGCAAAGTCGAGACAAGATGTGGAGAAGCATTTCAGGAAGCTCAGAGACTTTGACTACTCAAATTGGTTCTGA
- the LOC133904731 gene encoding uncharacterized protein LOC133904731 isoform X5: protein MSRVMSCGGKISLICITTPDMRESPSTQGEPSTSAAVDDSYSDNRVEDSQLFLSVPSLNQAASYLAQTASYLTQCLPVPGYVGLSEEGQELVTLPPVSAASRSSVQASSIESAGTNSSLAQADCSGSSSQENSGHMVPSRVFQNGTSLFQGLVESARKTVRGSADDIGWLQRDQGLPTTEDGTTRFLEILDSVRKNEHKLPHSMVYLLVPGLFSNHGPLYFVKTKSYFSKMGLACHIAKIHSESSVSKNAREIKEYIEEIYWGSRKRILLLGHSKGGVDAAAALSLYWPQLKDKVAGLVLAQSPYGGSPVASDILREGQLGDYVRLRKLMEMLVSKVLKGDLQALVDLTYERRKEFLRQHPLPQEVPIVSFHTEARITPSVLTALSHVAHLELPIAADGNSTRIPVVMPLSAAMAACSQLLVARYGEKSDGLVTRKDAEVPGSVLVRPERNLDHAWMVYSSLKDEPGDQADTSQVCEALLTLLVEVAQKRRHEIAMKDE, encoded by the exons atgtcgCGTGTGATGTCATGTGGAGGCAAG ATTTCTCTTATATGTATAACCACACCGGACATGAGGGAATCGCCTTCAACGCAGGGGGAGCCATCTACTTCTGCAGCG GTTGATGATAGCTATTCAGACAACAGGGTTGAAGATTCACAACTGTTCCTCTCCGTCCCATCTTTAAACCAAGCTGCATCTTATCTTGCCCAGACAGCTTCATATCTCACCCAGTGCCTCCCTGTACCTGGTTACGTTG GTCTATCTGAGGAGGGCCAAGAATTAGTAACACTGCCACCAGTATCAGCTGCTAGCAGATCATCTGTTCAGGCTTCTTCCATAGAGTCAGCTGGCACTAACTCATCCCTCGCTCAGGCAGATTGTAGCGGAAGCTCCTCTCAAGAAAACTCAGGACACATGGTACCTTCACGTGTTTTCCAGAATGGAACCTCATTGTTTCAAGG ACTTGTAGAGAGTGCTCGGAAAACTGTCCGTGGTTCAGCAGATGATAtcggctggctccagcgggatcAAGGCTTGCCTACAACTGAGGATGGGACAACCAGATTCTTGGAGATTCTGGACTCTGTGAG AAAAAATGAGCACAAGCTACCCCATTCGATGGTTTATTTGTTGGTTCCAG GTTTGTTTAGTAACCACGGGCCGCTTTATTTTGTCAAGACAAAATCATACTTCTCCAAAATGGGTCTGGCTTGTCACATCGCCAAAATTCATAGTGAG TCTTCAGTAAGTAAAAACGCGAGAGAGATAAAGGAATACATAGAAGAAATATACTGGGGATCAAGGAAACGTATTCTACTTCTTGGTCATAGCAAGGGCGGCGTAGATGCGGCTGCAGCCCTCTCCCTCTATTGGCCACAACTGAAAGACAAAGTTGCAGGTTTGGTATTAGCCCAAAGTCCATATGGGGGAAGCCCAGTTGCTTCAGATATCCTTCGCGAGGGGCAGCTTGGTGACTACGTCAGGTTGCGTAAACTCATGGAAATGTTGGTATCCAAAGTCCTTAAG GGTGATCTGCAGGCTCTAGTAGATCTGACTTATGAAAGGAGGAAAGAATTCCTGCGACAGCACCCGTTACCCCAGGAGGTTCCAATTGTATCATTCCACACAGAGGCAAGGATCACCCCTAGCGTGCTCACGGCTCTCTCTCATGTTGCACATTTGGAGCTCCCGATTGCTGCCGATGGCAATTCCACCCGAATCCCAGTTGTAATGCCACTTTCTGCTGCAATGGCAGCATGCTCACAACTGCTGGTGGCAAGGTATGGTGAGAAGAGTGATGGTCTTGTGACGAGGAAGGATGCTGAGGTTCCTGGATCAGTGTTGGTCCGGCCAGAGAGGAATCTAGACCATGCATGGATGGTGTATTCCTCGCTGAAAGACGAGCCTGGGGATCAGGCAGACACATCGCAGGTATGTGAAGCCCTGCTAACTCTGCTTGTGGAGGTTGCACAGAAAAGGAGGCATGAGATAGCCATGAAAGATGAGTGA